One Felis catus isolate Fca126 chromosome D1, F.catus_Fca126_mat1.0, whole genome shotgun sequence DNA segment encodes these proteins:
- the CTNND1 gene encoding catenin delta-1 isoform X8: MDDSEVESTASILASVKEQEAQFEKLTRALEEERRHVSAQLERVRVSPQDANPLMANGTLTRRHQNGRFVGDADLERQKFSDLKLNGPQDHSHLVYSTIPRMQEPGQIVETYTEEDPEGAMSVVSVETSDDGTTRRTETTVKKVVKTVTTRTVQPVPMGPDGLPVDASSVSNNYIQTLGRDFRKNGNGGPGPYVGQAGTATLPRNFHYPPDGYSRHYEDGYPSSSDNYGSLSRVTRIEERYRPSMEGYRAPSRQDVYGPQPQVRVGGSSVDLHRFHPEPYGLEDDQRSMGYDDLDYGMMSDYGTARRTGTPSDPRRRLRSYEDMIGEEVPSDQYYWAPLAQHERGSLASLDSLRKGGPPPPNWRQPELPEVIAMLGFRLDAVKSNAAAYLQHLCYRNDKVKTDVRKLKGIPVLVGLLDHPKKEVHLGACGALKNISFGRDQDNKIAIKNCDGVPALVRLLRKARDMDLTEVITGTLWNLSSHDSIKMEIVDHALHALTDEVIIPHSGWEREPNEDCKPRHIEWESVLTNTAGCLRNVSSERSEARRKLRECDGLVDALIFIVQAEIGQKDSDSKLVENCVCLLRNLSYQVHREIPQAERYQEAPPNVANNTGPHAASCFGAKKGKDEWFSRGKKPTEDPANDTVDFPKRTSPARGYELLFQPEVVRIYISLLKESKTPAILEASAGAIQNLCAGRWTYGRYIRSALRQEKALSAIADLLTSEHERVVKAASGALRNLAVDARNKELIGKHAIPNLVKNLPGGQQSSSQNFSEDTVVSLLNTINEVIAENLEAAKKLRETQGIEKLVLINKSGNRSEKEVRAAALVLQTIWGYKELRKPLEKEGWKKSDFQVNLNNASRSQSSHSYDDSTLPLIDRNPKSDNNYSTLNERGDHNRTLDRSGDLGEMEPLKGTPLMQKI, translated from the exons ATGGACGACTCAGAGGTGGAGTCGACCGCCAGCATCTTGGCCTCTGTGAAGGAGCAAGAGGCCCAGTTTGAGAAGCTGACCCGGGCGCTGGAGGAGGAGCGGCGCCACGTCTCGGCGCAACTGGAACGCGTCCGGGTCTCACCACAAGATGCCAACCCACTCATGGCCAACGGCACCCTCACCCGCCGGCATCAG AACGGCCGGTTTGTGGGCGATGCTGACCTTGAGCGACAGAAATTTTCAGATCTGAAACTCAACGGACCCCAG GATCACAGTCACCTTGTGTATAGTACCATTCCCAGGATGCAGGAGCCAGGGCAGATTGTGGAGACCTACACGGAGGAGGACCCGGAGGGAGCCATGTCTGTTGTCTCCGTGGAGACCTCTGATGATGGAACTACTCGGCGCACAGAGACCACA GTCAAGAAAGTGGTGAAGACTGTGACAACACGGACAGTACAGCCAGTCCCTATGGGACCAGATGGGCTGCCTGTGGATGCCTCGTCAGTTTCTAACAACTATATCCAGACTCTGGGTCGTGACTTCCGCAAGAATGGCAATGGGGGACCTGGTCCCTATGTGGGGCAAGCAGGCACTGCTACTCTTCCCAGGAACTTCCACTACCCTCCTGATGGATATAGCCGCCACTATGAAGATGGTTATCCAAGTAGCAGTGACAACTATGGCAGTCTGTCCCGGGTGACCCGCATTGAGGAGCGGTATCGGCCCAGCATGGAAGGTTATCGGGCACCTAGTAGACAGGATGTCTAtgggccccagccccaggttCGGGTAGGTGGGAGCAGTGTGGATCTGCATCGTTTTCATCCAGAGCCTTATGGGCTAGAGGACGACCAACGTAGCATGGGCTATGATGACCTGGATTACGGCATGATGTCTGATTATGGCACTGCCCGTCGGACGGGGACGCCCTCTGACCCTCGCCGACGACTCAG GAGCTATGAAGACATGATTGGTGAGGAGGTGCCATCGGACCAGTACTATTGGGCTCCTCTGGcccagcatgaacggggaagttTAGCAAGCTTGGATAGCCTGCGCAAGGGAGGGCCACCACCTCCCAACTGGAGACAGCCAGAGCTGCCAGAGGTGATAGCCATGTTAGGGTTCCGCCTGGATGCTGTCAAGTCTAATGCAGCTGCGTACCTGCAACACTTGTGCTATCGCAATGACAAGGTGAAGACCGACGTTCGGAAGCTCAAGGGAATCCCAGTACTGGTGGGGCTGTTAGACCACCCCAAAAAGGAAGTGCATCTTGGAGCCTGTGGAGCTCTCAAGAATATCTCTTTTGGGCGTGACCAGGATAACAAGATCGCCATAAAAAACTGTGATGGTGTTCCTGCCCTTGTGCGATTGCTCCGAAAGGCTCGTGATATGGACCTCACTGAAGTCATTACTG GAACCCTGTGGAATCTCTCATCCCATGACTCAATCAAAATGGAGATTGTGGACCATGCACTGCATGCCTTGACAGATGAGGTGATCATCCCACACTCTGGTTGGGAGCGGGAACCAAATGAAGATTGCAAACCGCGCCATATCGAGTGGGAGTCGGTGCTTACCAACACAGCTGGCTGTCTTAG gAATGTCAGCTCAGAGAGGAGTGAGGCTCGCCGGAAACTTCGGGAATGTGATGGTTTAGTGGATGCCCTCATTTTCATTGTGCAGGCTGAGATTGGGCAGAAGGATTCAGACAGCAAG CTTGTGGAGAACTGTGTTTGTCTTCTTCGGAATTTGTCATACCAAGTTCACCGGGAGATCCCACAGGCAGAGCGTTACCAAGAGGCACCTCCCAACGTTGCCAACAATACTGGGCCACATGCTGCCAGTTGCTTTGGGGCCAAGAAGGGCAAAG ATGAGTGGTTCTCCAGAG GGAAAAAACCCACAGAGGATCCAGCTAACGATACAGTGGATTTCCCTAAAAGAACTAGTCCTGCCCGGG GCTATGAGCTTTTATTTCAGCCAGAGGTGGTTCGGATATACATCTCACTCCTCAAGGAGAGCAAGACTCCTGCCATCCTAGAAGCCTCAGCTGGAGCTATCCAGAACTTGTGTGCTGGGCGCTGGACG TATGGTCGATACATCCGCTCTGCTCTGCGTCAAGAGAAGGCTCTTTCTGCCATTGCTGACCTCCTGACCAGTGAACACGAGCGTGTAGTGAAAGCTGCGTCCGGAGCACTGAGAAATCTGGCGGTAGATGCTCGCAACAAAGAACTGATTG GTAAACATGCTATTCCGAACTTGGTAAAGAACCTGCCAGGAGGGCAGCAGAGCTCTTCCCAGAATTTCTCTGAGGACACTGTGGTCTCTCTTTTGAACACCATCAATGAGGTTATTGCTGAGAACTTGGAGGCTGCCAAAAAGCTTCGAGAGACACAGGGTATTGAGAAGCTGGTGTTGATCAACAAATCAGG GAACCGTTCAGAAAAAGAAGTCCGAGCAGCAGCACTTGTATTACAGACAATCTGGGGATATAAGGAGCTGCGGAAGCCACTGGAAAAAGAAGGATGGAAGAAATCAGACTTTCAG GTAAATCTAAACAATGCTTCTCGAAGCCAGAGCAGTCATTCATATGATGACAGCACTCTCCCTCTCATTGACCGGAACCCAAAATCAG
- the CTNND1 gene encoding catenin delta-1 isoform X6, with protein MDDSEVESTASILASVKEQEAQFEKLTRALEEERRHVSAQLERVRVSPQDANPLMANGTLTRRHQNGRFVGDADLERQKFSDLKLNGPQDHSHLVYSTIPRMQEPGQIVETYTEEDPEGAMSVVSVETSDDGTTRRTETTVKKVVKTVTTRTVQPVPMGPDGLPVDASSVSNNYIQTLGRDFRKNGNGGPGPYVGQAGTATLPRNFHYPPDGYSRHYEDGYPSSSDNYGSLSRVTRIEERYRPSMEGYRAPSRQDVYGPQPQVRVGGSSVDLHRFHPEPYGLEDDQRSMGYDDLDYGMMSDYGTARRTGTPSDPRRRLRSYEDMIGEEVPSDQYYWAPLAQHERGSLASLDSLRKGGPPPPNWRQPELPEVIAMLGFRLDAVKSNAAAYLQHLCYRNDKVKTDVRKLKGIPVLVGLLDHPKKEVHLGACGALKNISFGRDQDNKIAIKNCDGVPALVRLLRKARDMDLTEVITGTLWNLSSHDSIKMEIVDHALHALTDEVIIPHSGWEREPNEDCKPRHIEWESVLTNTAGCLRNVSSERSEARRKLRECDGLVDALIFIVQAEIGQKDSDSKLVENCVCLLRNLSYQVHREIPQAERYQEAPPNVANNTGPHAASCFGAKKGKDEWFSRGKKPTEDPANDTVDFPKRTSPARGYELLFQPEVVRIYISLLKESKTPAILEASAGAIQNLCAGRWTYGRYIRSALRQEKALSAIADLLTSEHERVVKAASGALRNLAVDARNKELIGKHAIPNLVKNLPGGQQSSSQNFSEDTVVSLLNTINEVIAENLEAAKKLRETQGIEKLVLINKSGNRSEKEVRAAALVLQTIWGYKELRKPLEKEGWKKSDFQVNLNNASRSQSSHSYDDSTLPLIDRNPKSDKKPDREEIQMSSMGSNTKSLDNNYSTLNERGDHNRTLDRSGDLGEMEPLKGTPLMKI; from the exons ATGGACGACTCAGAGGTGGAGTCGACCGCCAGCATCTTGGCCTCTGTGAAGGAGCAAGAGGCCCAGTTTGAGAAGCTGACCCGGGCGCTGGAGGAGGAGCGGCGCCACGTCTCGGCGCAACTGGAACGCGTCCGGGTCTCACCACAAGATGCCAACCCACTCATGGCCAACGGCACCCTCACCCGCCGGCATCAG AACGGCCGGTTTGTGGGCGATGCTGACCTTGAGCGACAGAAATTTTCAGATCTGAAACTCAACGGACCCCAG GATCACAGTCACCTTGTGTATAGTACCATTCCCAGGATGCAGGAGCCAGGGCAGATTGTGGAGACCTACACGGAGGAGGACCCGGAGGGAGCCATGTCTGTTGTCTCCGTGGAGACCTCTGATGATGGAACTACTCGGCGCACAGAGACCACA GTCAAGAAAGTGGTGAAGACTGTGACAACACGGACAGTACAGCCAGTCCCTATGGGACCAGATGGGCTGCCTGTGGATGCCTCGTCAGTTTCTAACAACTATATCCAGACTCTGGGTCGTGACTTCCGCAAGAATGGCAATGGGGGACCTGGTCCCTATGTGGGGCAAGCAGGCACTGCTACTCTTCCCAGGAACTTCCACTACCCTCCTGATGGATATAGCCGCCACTATGAAGATGGTTATCCAAGTAGCAGTGACAACTATGGCAGTCTGTCCCGGGTGACCCGCATTGAGGAGCGGTATCGGCCCAGCATGGAAGGTTATCGGGCACCTAGTAGACAGGATGTCTAtgggccccagccccaggttCGGGTAGGTGGGAGCAGTGTGGATCTGCATCGTTTTCATCCAGAGCCTTATGGGCTAGAGGACGACCAACGTAGCATGGGCTATGATGACCTGGATTACGGCATGATGTCTGATTATGGCACTGCCCGTCGGACGGGGACGCCCTCTGACCCTCGCCGACGACTCAG GAGCTATGAAGACATGATTGGTGAGGAGGTGCCATCGGACCAGTACTATTGGGCTCCTCTGGcccagcatgaacggggaagttTAGCAAGCTTGGATAGCCTGCGCAAGGGAGGGCCACCACCTCCCAACTGGAGACAGCCAGAGCTGCCAGAGGTGATAGCCATGTTAGGGTTCCGCCTGGATGCTGTCAAGTCTAATGCAGCTGCGTACCTGCAACACTTGTGCTATCGCAATGACAAGGTGAAGACCGACGTTCGGAAGCTCAAGGGAATCCCAGTACTGGTGGGGCTGTTAGACCACCCCAAAAAGGAAGTGCATCTTGGAGCCTGTGGAGCTCTCAAGAATATCTCTTTTGGGCGTGACCAGGATAACAAGATCGCCATAAAAAACTGTGATGGTGTTCCTGCCCTTGTGCGATTGCTCCGAAAGGCTCGTGATATGGACCTCACTGAAGTCATTACTG GAACCCTGTGGAATCTCTCATCCCATGACTCAATCAAAATGGAGATTGTGGACCATGCACTGCATGCCTTGACAGATGAGGTGATCATCCCACACTCTGGTTGGGAGCGGGAACCAAATGAAGATTGCAAACCGCGCCATATCGAGTGGGAGTCGGTGCTTACCAACACAGCTGGCTGTCTTAG gAATGTCAGCTCAGAGAGGAGTGAGGCTCGCCGGAAACTTCGGGAATGTGATGGTTTAGTGGATGCCCTCATTTTCATTGTGCAGGCTGAGATTGGGCAGAAGGATTCAGACAGCAAG CTTGTGGAGAACTGTGTTTGTCTTCTTCGGAATTTGTCATACCAAGTTCACCGGGAGATCCCACAGGCAGAGCGTTACCAAGAGGCACCTCCCAACGTTGCCAACAATACTGGGCCACATGCTGCCAGTTGCTTTGGGGCCAAGAAGGGCAAAG ATGAGTGGTTCTCCAGAG GGAAAAAACCCACAGAGGATCCAGCTAACGATACAGTGGATTTCCCTAAAAGAACTAGTCCTGCCCGGG GCTATGAGCTTTTATTTCAGCCAGAGGTGGTTCGGATATACATCTCACTCCTCAAGGAGAGCAAGACTCCTGCCATCCTAGAAGCCTCAGCTGGAGCTATCCAGAACTTGTGTGCTGGGCGCTGGACG TATGGTCGATACATCCGCTCTGCTCTGCGTCAAGAGAAGGCTCTTTCTGCCATTGCTGACCTCCTGACCAGTGAACACGAGCGTGTAGTGAAAGCTGCGTCCGGAGCACTGAGAAATCTGGCGGTAGATGCTCGCAACAAAGAACTGATTG GTAAACATGCTATTCCGAACTTGGTAAAGAACCTGCCAGGAGGGCAGCAGAGCTCTTCCCAGAATTTCTCTGAGGACACTGTGGTCTCTCTTTTGAACACCATCAATGAGGTTATTGCTGAGAACTTGGAGGCTGCCAAAAAGCTTCGAGAGACACAGGGTATTGAGAAGCTGGTGTTGATCAACAAATCAGG GAACCGTTCAGAAAAAGAAGTCCGAGCAGCAGCACTTGTATTACAGACAATCTGGGGATATAAGGAGCTGCGGAAGCCACTGGAAAAAGAAGGATGGAAGAAATCAGACTTTCAG GTAAATCTAAACAATGCTTCTCGAAGCCAGAGCAGTCATTCATATGATGACAGCACTCTCCCTCTCATTGACCGGAACCCAAAATCAG
- the CTNND1 gene encoding catenin delta-1 isoform X3, with protein sequence MDDSEVESTASILASVKEQEAQFEKLTRALEEERRHVSAQLERVRVSPQDANPLMANGTLTRRHQNGRFVGDADLERQKFSDLKLNGPQDHSHLVYSTIPRMQEPGQIVETYTEEDPEGAMSVVSVETSDDGTTRRTETTVKKVVKTVTTRTVQPVPMGPDGLPVDASSVSNNYIQTLGRDFRKNGNGGPGPYVGQAGTATLPRNFHYPPDGYSRHYEDGYPSSSDNYGSLSRVTRIEERYRPSMEGYRAPSRQDVYGPQPQVRVGGSSVDLHRFHPEPYGLEDDQRSMGYDDLDYGMMSDYGTARRTGTPSDPRRRLRSYEDMIGEEVPSDQYYWAPLAQHERGSLASLDSLRKGGPPPPNWRQPELPEVIAMLGFRLDAVKSNAAAYLQHLCYRNDKVKTDVRKLKGIPVLVGLLDHPKKEVHLGACGALKNISFGRDQDNKIAIKNCDGVPALVRLLRKARDMDLTEVITGTLWNLSSHDSIKMEIVDHALHALTDEVIIPHSGWEREPNEDCKPRHIEWESVLTNTAGCLRNVSSERSEARRKLRECDGLVDALIFIVQAEIGQKDSDSKLVENCVCLLRNLSYQVHREIPQAERYQEAPPNVANNTGPHAASCFGAKKGKGKKPTEDPANDTVDFPKRTSPARGYELLFQPEVVRIYISLLKESKTPAILEASAGAIQNLCAGRWTYGRYIRSALRQEKALSAIADLLTSEHERVVKAASGALRNLAVDARNKELIGKHAIPNLVKNLPGGQQSSSQNFSEDTVVSLLNTINEVIAENLEAAKKLRETQGIEKLVLINKSGNRSEKEVRAAALVLQTIWGYKELRKPLEKEGWKKSDFQVNLNNASRSQSSHSYDDSTLPLIDRNPKSDKKPDREEIQMSSMGSNTKSLDNNYSTLNERGDHNRTLDRSGDLGEMEPLKGTPLMQDEGQESLEEELDDEGDQVSNPSMQKI encoded by the exons ATGGACGACTCAGAGGTGGAGTCGACCGCCAGCATCTTGGCCTCTGTGAAGGAGCAAGAGGCCCAGTTTGAGAAGCTGACCCGGGCGCTGGAGGAGGAGCGGCGCCACGTCTCGGCGCAACTGGAACGCGTCCGGGTCTCACCACAAGATGCCAACCCACTCATGGCCAACGGCACCCTCACCCGCCGGCATCAG AACGGCCGGTTTGTGGGCGATGCTGACCTTGAGCGACAGAAATTTTCAGATCTGAAACTCAACGGACCCCAG GATCACAGTCACCTTGTGTATAGTACCATTCCCAGGATGCAGGAGCCAGGGCAGATTGTGGAGACCTACACGGAGGAGGACCCGGAGGGAGCCATGTCTGTTGTCTCCGTGGAGACCTCTGATGATGGAACTACTCGGCGCACAGAGACCACA GTCAAGAAAGTGGTGAAGACTGTGACAACACGGACAGTACAGCCAGTCCCTATGGGACCAGATGGGCTGCCTGTGGATGCCTCGTCAGTTTCTAACAACTATATCCAGACTCTGGGTCGTGACTTCCGCAAGAATGGCAATGGGGGACCTGGTCCCTATGTGGGGCAAGCAGGCACTGCTACTCTTCCCAGGAACTTCCACTACCCTCCTGATGGATATAGCCGCCACTATGAAGATGGTTATCCAAGTAGCAGTGACAACTATGGCAGTCTGTCCCGGGTGACCCGCATTGAGGAGCGGTATCGGCCCAGCATGGAAGGTTATCGGGCACCTAGTAGACAGGATGTCTAtgggccccagccccaggttCGGGTAGGTGGGAGCAGTGTGGATCTGCATCGTTTTCATCCAGAGCCTTATGGGCTAGAGGACGACCAACGTAGCATGGGCTATGATGACCTGGATTACGGCATGATGTCTGATTATGGCACTGCCCGTCGGACGGGGACGCCCTCTGACCCTCGCCGACGACTCAG GAGCTATGAAGACATGATTGGTGAGGAGGTGCCATCGGACCAGTACTATTGGGCTCCTCTGGcccagcatgaacggggaagttTAGCAAGCTTGGATAGCCTGCGCAAGGGAGGGCCACCACCTCCCAACTGGAGACAGCCAGAGCTGCCAGAGGTGATAGCCATGTTAGGGTTCCGCCTGGATGCTGTCAAGTCTAATGCAGCTGCGTACCTGCAACACTTGTGCTATCGCAATGACAAGGTGAAGACCGACGTTCGGAAGCTCAAGGGAATCCCAGTACTGGTGGGGCTGTTAGACCACCCCAAAAAGGAAGTGCATCTTGGAGCCTGTGGAGCTCTCAAGAATATCTCTTTTGGGCGTGACCAGGATAACAAGATCGCCATAAAAAACTGTGATGGTGTTCCTGCCCTTGTGCGATTGCTCCGAAAGGCTCGTGATATGGACCTCACTGAAGTCATTACTG GAACCCTGTGGAATCTCTCATCCCATGACTCAATCAAAATGGAGATTGTGGACCATGCACTGCATGCCTTGACAGATGAGGTGATCATCCCACACTCTGGTTGGGAGCGGGAACCAAATGAAGATTGCAAACCGCGCCATATCGAGTGGGAGTCGGTGCTTACCAACACAGCTGGCTGTCTTAG gAATGTCAGCTCAGAGAGGAGTGAGGCTCGCCGGAAACTTCGGGAATGTGATGGTTTAGTGGATGCCCTCATTTTCATTGTGCAGGCTGAGATTGGGCAGAAGGATTCAGACAGCAAG CTTGTGGAGAACTGTGTTTGTCTTCTTCGGAATTTGTCATACCAAGTTCACCGGGAGATCCCACAGGCAGAGCGTTACCAAGAGGCACCTCCCAACGTTGCCAACAATACTGGGCCACATGCTGCCAGTTGCTTTGGGGCCAAGAAGGGCAAAG GGAAAAAACCCACAGAGGATCCAGCTAACGATACAGTGGATTTCCCTAAAAGAACTAGTCCTGCCCGGG GCTATGAGCTTTTATTTCAGCCAGAGGTGGTTCGGATATACATCTCACTCCTCAAGGAGAGCAAGACTCCTGCCATCCTAGAAGCCTCAGCTGGAGCTATCCAGAACTTGTGTGCTGGGCGCTGGACG TATGGTCGATACATCCGCTCTGCTCTGCGTCAAGAGAAGGCTCTTTCTGCCATTGCTGACCTCCTGACCAGTGAACACGAGCGTGTAGTGAAAGCTGCGTCCGGAGCACTGAGAAATCTGGCGGTAGATGCTCGCAACAAAGAACTGATTG GTAAACATGCTATTCCGAACTTGGTAAAGAACCTGCCAGGAGGGCAGCAGAGCTCTTCCCAGAATTTCTCTGAGGACACTGTGGTCTCTCTTTTGAACACCATCAATGAGGTTATTGCTGAGAACTTGGAGGCTGCCAAAAAGCTTCGAGAGACACAGGGTATTGAGAAGCTGGTGTTGATCAACAAATCAGG GAACCGTTCAGAAAAAGAAGTCCGAGCAGCAGCACTTGTATTACAGACAATCTGGGGATATAAGGAGCTGCGGAAGCCACTGGAAAAAGAAGGATGGAAGAAATCAGACTTTCAG GTAAATCTAAACAATGCTTCTCGAAGCCAGAGCAGTCATTCATATGATGACAGCACTCTCCCTCTCATTGACCGGAACCCAAAATCAG
- the CTNND1 gene encoding catenin delta-1 isoform X7 yields MDDSEVESTASILASVKEQEAQFEKLTRALEEERRHVSAQLERVRVSPQDANPLMANGTLTRRHQNGRFVGDADLERQKFSDLKLNGPQDHSHLVYSTIPRMQEPGQIVETYTEEDPEGAMSVVSVETSDDGTTRRTETTVKKVVKTVTTRTVQPVPMGPDGLPVDASSVSNNYIQTLGRDFRKNGNGGPGPYVGQAGTATLPRNFHYPPDGYSRHYEDGYPSSSDNYGSLSRVTRIEERYRPSMEGYRAPSRQDVYGPQPQVRVGGSSVDLHRFHPEPYGLEDDQRSMGYDDLDYGMMSDYGTARRTGTPSDPRRRLRSYEDMIGEEVPSDQYYWAPLAQHERGSLASLDSLRKGGPPPPNWRQPELPEVIAMLGFRLDAVKSNAAAYLQHLCYRNDKVKTDVRKLKGIPVLVGLLDHPKKEVHLGACGALKNISFGRDQDNKIAIKNCDGVPALVRLLRKARDMDLTEVITGTLWNLSSHDSIKMEIVDHALHALTDEVIIPHSGWEREPNEDCKPRHIEWESVLTNTAGCLRNVSSERSEARRKLRECDGLVDALIFIVQAEIGQKDSDSKLVENCVCLLRNLSYQVHREIPQAERYQEAPPNVANNTGPHAASCFGAKKGKGKKPTEDPANDTVDFPKRTSPARGYELLFQPEVVRIYISLLKESKTPAILEASAGAIQNLCAGRWTYGRYIRSALRQEKALSAIADLLTSEHERVVKAASGALRNLAVDARNKELIGKHAIPNLVKNLPGGQQSSSQNFSEDTVVSLLNTINEVIAENLEAAKKLRETQGIEKLVLINKSGNRSEKEVRAAALVLQTIWGYKELRKPLEKEGWKKSDFQVNLNNASRSQSSHSYDDSTLPLIDRNPKSDNNYSTLNERGDHNRTLDRSGDLGEMEPLKGTPLMQDEGQESLEEELDDEGDQVSNPSMQKI; encoded by the exons ATGGACGACTCAGAGGTGGAGTCGACCGCCAGCATCTTGGCCTCTGTGAAGGAGCAAGAGGCCCAGTTTGAGAAGCTGACCCGGGCGCTGGAGGAGGAGCGGCGCCACGTCTCGGCGCAACTGGAACGCGTCCGGGTCTCACCACAAGATGCCAACCCACTCATGGCCAACGGCACCCTCACCCGCCGGCATCAG AACGGCCGGTTTGTGGGCGATGCTGACCTTGAGCGACAGAAATTTTCAGATCTGAAACTCAACGGACCCCAG GATCACAGTCACCTTGTGTATAGTACCATTCCCAGGATGCAGGAGCCAGGGCAGATTGTGGAGACCTACACGGAGGAGGACCCGGAGGGAGCCATGTCTGTTGTCTCCGTGGAGACCTCTGATGATGGAACTACTCGGCGCACAGAGACCACA GTCAAGAAAGTGGTGAAGACTGTGACAACACGGACAGTACAGCCAGTCCCTATGGGACCAGATGGGCTGCCTGTGGATGCCTCGTCAGTTTCTAACAACTATATCCAGACTCTGGGTCGTGACTTCCGCAAGAATGGCAATGGGGGACCTGGTCCCTATGTGGGGCAAGCAGGCACTGCTACTCTTCCCAGGAACTTCCACTACCCTCCTGATGGATATAGCCGCCACTATGAAGATGGTTATCCAAGTAGCAGTGACAACTATGGCAGTCTGTCCCGGGTGACCCGCATTGAGGAGCGGTATCGGCCCAGCATGGAAGGTTATCGGGCACCTAGTAGACAGGATGTCTAtgggccccagccccaggttCGGGTAGGTGGGAGCAGTGTGGATCTGCATCGTTTTCATCCAGAGCCTTATGGGCTAGAGGACGACCAACGTAGCATGGGCTATGATGACCTGGATTACGGCATGATGTCTGATTATGGCACTGCCCGTCGGACGGGGACGCCCTCTGACCCTCGCCGACGACTCAG GAGCTATGAAGACATGATTGGTGAGGAGGTGCCATCGGACCAGTACTATTGGGCTCCTCTGGcccagcatgaacggggaagttTAGCAAGCTTGGATAGCCTGCGCAAGGGAGGGCCACCACCTCCCAACTGGAGACAGCCAGAGCTGCCAGAGGTGATAGCCATGTTAGGGTTCCGCCTGGATGCTGTCAAGTCTAATGCAGCTGCGTACCTGCAACACTTGTGCTATCGCAATGACAAGGTGAAGACCGACGTTCGGAAGCTCAAGGGAATCCCAGTACTGGTGGGGCTGTTAGACCACCCCAAAAAGGAAGTGCATCTTGGAGCCTGTGGAGCTCTCAAGAATATCTCTTTTGGGCGTGACCAGGATAACAAGATCGCCATAAAAAACTGTGATGGTGTTCCTGCCCTTGTGCGATTGCTCCGAAAGGCTCGTGATATGGACCTCACTGAAGTCATTACTG GAACCCTGTGGAATCTCTCATCCCATGACTCAATCAAAATGGAGATTGTGGACCATGCACTGCATGCCTTGACAGATGAGGTGATCATCCCACACTCTGGTTGGGAGCGGGAACCAAATGAAGATTGCAAACCGCGCCATATCGAGTGGGAGTCGGTGCTTACCAACACAGCTGGCTGTCTTAG gAATGTCAGCTCAGAGAGGAGTGAGGCTCGCCGGAAACTTCGGGAATGTGATGGTTTAGTGGATGCCCTCATTTTCATTGTGCAGGCTGAGATTGGGCAGAAGGATTCAGACAGCAAG CTTGTGGAGAACTGTGTTTGTCTTCTTCGGAATTTGTCATACCAAGTTCACCGGGAGATCCCACAGGCAGAGCGTTACCAAGAGGCACCTCCCAACGTTGCCAACAATACTGGGCCACATGCTGCCAGTTGCTTTGGGGCCAAGAAGGGCAAAG GGAAAAAACCCACAGAGGATCCAGCTAACGATACAGTGGATTTCCCTAAAAGAACTAGTCCTGCCCGGG GCTATGAGCTTTTATTTCAGCCAGAGGTGGTTCGGATATACATCTCACTCCTCAAGGAGAGCAAGACTCCTGCCATCCTAGAAGCCTCAGCTGGAGCTATCCAGAACTTGTGTGCTGGGCGCTGGACG TATGGTCGATACATCCGCTCTGCTCTGCGTCAAGAGAAGGCTCTTTCTGCCATTGCTGACCTCCTGACCAGTGAACACGAGCGTGTAGTGAAAGCTGCGTCCGGAGCACTGAGAAATCTGGCGGTAGATGCTCGCAACAAAGAACTGATTG GTAAACATGCTATTCCGAACTTGGTAAAGAACCTGCCAGGAGGGCAGCAGAGCTCTTCCCAGAATTTCTCTGAGGACACTGTGGTCTCTCTTTTGAACACCATCAATGAGGTTATTGCTGAGAACTTGGAGGCTGCCAAAAAGCTTCGAGAGACACAGGGTATTGAGAAGCTGGTGTTGATCAACAAATCAGG GAACCGTTCAGAAAAAGAAGTCCGAGCAGCAGCACTTGTATTACAGACAATCTGGGGATATAAGGAGCTGCGGAAGCCACTGGAAAAAGAAGGATGGAAGAAATCAGACTTTCAG GTAAATCTAAACAATGCTTCTCGAAGCCAGAGCAGTCATTCATATGATGACAGCACTCTCCCTCTCATTGACCGGAACCCAAAATCAG